GCCCTGGCGCAGGAAAAAGTGCTGCGCATCGCCATGACGGCGGCCGACATCCCGCGCACCCTGGGCCAGCCCGACCAGGGCTTCGAGGGCAACCGCTTCACCGGCATTCCGATGTACGACGCGCTCACGCACTGGGACCTGTCCAAGGCCGACGCCCCCAGCGTGCTGGTGCCCGGCCTGGCCACCTCGTGGAAGGTGGACGACAAGGACAAGACCAAGTGGGTCTTCAAGCTGCGCCCGGGCGTGAAGTTCCACGACGGCTCCGACCTCACGGCCGACGCCATCGTGTGGAACGTGCAGAAGGTGCTCGACAAGGACGCGGTGCATTTCGACGCCAGCCAGGTCGGCGTGACCGCCTCGCGCATGCCCACGCTGCGCAGCGCGCGCAAGATCGACAACCTCACGGTGGAGCTCACCACCAGCGAGCCCGACGCCTTCCTGCCGCTCAACCTCACCAACCTGTTCATCGCCTCGCCCGCGCACTGGCAGAAGAAGTTCGACGCCGCGCAAGGCGCGACGCCGGCCGACAAGGCCAAGGCCGCCTGGACCGCGTTCGCGGCCGACGCCTCGGGCTCGGGCCCGTTCAAGATGGCGCGCTTCGTGCCGCGCGAGCGCCTCGAGGTGGTGGCCAACAAGGCCTACTGGGACCCCAAGCGCACGCCCAAGGTCGACCGCGTGGTGATGCTGCCCATGCCCGAGGCCAACGCGCGCACCGCGGCGCTGCTGTCGGGCCAGGTCGACTGGATCGAGGCGCCCGCGCCCGACGCCATGCCCCAGATCCGCCAGCGCGGCTTCAAGATCGAGAGCAACGCGCAGCCGCACGTGTGGCCCTGGCAGCTCTCGTTCGCCGAAGGCTCGCCCTGGCTCGACAAGCGCGTGCGCCACGCGGCCAACCTGTGCGTGGACCGTGAAGGCCTCAAGACCCTGCTGGGCGGCATGATGGCCGTGCCCAAGGGCACCGTGCCCCCGGGCCACCCCTGGTGGGGCAACCCCAAGTTCGACATCAAGTACGACGTGAAGGCCGCCCAGGCCCTCATGACCCAGGCCGGCTTTTCGGCCGCCAAGCCGGTGAAGGTCAAGGTGCAGATTTCGGCCTCGGGCTCGGGCCAGATGCAGCCGCTGCCCATGAACGAGTTCGTGCAGCAGTCGCTCAAGCAGTGCTACTTCGACGTCGAGTTCGACGTGATCGAGTGGAACACCCTGTTCACCAACTGGCGCAAGGGCGCGAAGGACCCGTCGGCCAACGGCGCGCACGCCACCAACGTGAGCTATGCGGCCATGGACCCGTTCTTCGCCATGGTGCGCTTCACCAGCACCAAGACCTTCCCGCCGGTCTCGAACAACTGGGGCTACTTCGGCAACGACGAGTTCGACAAGCTGATCGCCGACGCGCGCACCACCTTCGACGACAAGAAGCGCGACGAGGCGCTGGCCAAGCTGCACGCGCGCATCGTCGAAGAAGCGCCCTTCGTGTGGATCGCGCACGACGTGGGCCCGCGCGCCATGAGCACCAAGATCAAGGGCTTCGTCCAGCCGCGCAGCTGGTTCGTGGACCTGGCCCCGGTCTCGATGGACTGAGCCCCGACGGACGCCGCCCATGATCGCCTTCCTGCTGCGCCGGGTGGTCTACACCCTGCCCATCATGCTGGGGGTGGCGCTGGTGTGCTTCGCCCTGGTGCACCTGTCGCCGGGCGATCCGCTGGTGTCCATCCTGCCGCCCGACGCCTCGGCCGAGCTGCAGCAGCAGCTCATCCGGCTCTACGGCTTCGACCGCTCCTACCCCGAGCAATTCGCCTCGTGGGTGTGGCGCGCGCTGCAGGGCGATCTGGGCACGTCCATCGCCTCGGGCCGCGCGGTCACCGAAGAGGTGTTCCGCGCGGTCGGCAACACGCTGCGGCTGGCCGTGCTGGCCACGCTGATCGGCTTCGTCTTCGGCTGCCTGTTCGGCTTCGTCGCGGGCTACTTCCAGAACTCCTGGCTCGACAAGGCGGCCTCGCTGACCTCGGTGCTGGGCGTGAGCGTGCCGCACTACTGGCTGGGCATGCTCATGGTGATCGTGTTCTCGGCCACGCTCGCCTGGCTGCCGCCGGGCGGCGCGGGCCCGGGCGGCTCGGGCGACTGGGCCTGGGACTGGGCCCACGTGCAGCACATGATCCTGCCCGCCATCACCATGAGCGTGATCCCCATGGGCATCATCGCGCGCACCGTGCGCGCGCTGGTGGCCGAGATCCTGGCGCAGGAGTTCATCGTGGGCCTGCGCGCCAAGGGCCTGACCGACCTCGGCGTGTTCGGCCACGTGGTGAAGAACGCCGCGCCCACCGCGCTCGCCGTCATGGGCCTGCAGCTGGGCTACCTGCTGGGCGGCTCGATCCTGATCGAGACCGTGTTCTCGTGGCCGGGCACGGGCTTCCTGCTGAACTCGGCGATCTTCCAGCGCGACCTGCCGCTGTTGCAGGGAACCATCCTGGTGCTCGCCCTGTTCTTCGTGGTGCTCAACCTGGTGGTCGACGTGATCCAGACCCTGCTCGACCCGCGCATTTCCCGCTGACCGGAGCCCCGCATGAACGACATCGCCCTGTCCGCCGCGGCCCCAGCGGCCGCCGCCTTCGAACGGTCCCCCGGCTACTGGCAGACGGTGGGCCGGCGCTTCCTGCGCGACCCGGT
This is a stretch of genomic DNA from Hydrogenophaga crocea. It encodes these proteins:
- a CDS encoding ABC transporter substrate-binding protein, with the protein product MNRTTASSRFAPRSLGLSLAAAACLAAFGGSALAQEKVLRIAMTAADIPRTLGQPDQGFEGNRFTGIPMYDALTHWDLSKADAPSVLVPGLATSWKVDDKDKTKWVFKLRPGVKFHDGSDLTADAIVWNVQKVLDKDAVHFDASQVGVTASRMPTLRSARKIDNLTVELTTSEPDAFLPLNLTNLFIASPAHWQKKFDAAQGATPADKAKAAWTAFAADASGSGPFKMARFVPRERLEVVANKAYWDPKRTPKVDRVVMLPMPEANARTAALLSGQVDWIEAPAPDAMPQIRQRGFKIESNAQPHVWPWQLSFAEGSPWLDKRVRHAANLCVDREGLKTLLGGMMAVPKGTVPPGHPWWGNPKFDIKYDVKAAQALMTQAGFSAAKPVKVKVQISASGSGQMQPLPMNEFVQQSLKQCYFDVEFDVIEWNTLFTNWRKGAKDPSANGAHATNVSYAAMDPFFAMVRFTSTKTFPPVSNNWGYFGNDEFDKLIADARTTFDDKKRDEALAKLHARIVEEAPFVWIAHDVGPRAMSTKIKGFVQPRSWFVDLAPVSMD
- a CDS encoding ABC transporter permease, which gives rise to MIAFLLRRVVYTLPIMLGVALVCFALVHLSPGDPLVSILPPDASAELQQQLIRLYGFDRSYPEQFASWVWRALQGDLGTSIASGRAVTEEVFRAVGNTLRLAVLATLIGFVFGCLFGFVAGYFQNSWLDKAASLTSVLGVSVPHYWLGMLMVIVFSATLAWLPPGGAGPGGSGDWAWDWAHVQHMILPAITMSVIPMGIIARTVRALVAEILAQEFIVGLRAKGLTDLGVFGHVVKNAAPTALAVMGLQLGYLLGGSILIETVFSWPGTGFLLNSAIFQRDLPLLQGTILVLALFFVVLNLVVDVIQTLLDPRISR